TATCGAAACGGTacaaattttaaaacatttttgtaaataatattgGTCTAAGTTtgatagaaaaacaaaatttaacttATTTTCTCGTCATTTAAAAAACAAGAACTGGTCCAAAAGAATAATGTATTGTCATTGTTAAATTGATTCACGTGTGGACAAAGgaaataaaagcaaaaataagcttttattcatttattttagaaACGCAGTTAAGGTACAGCCCATAGCAGTTTGGGCCTGAAAACAAGAAAAAATGTGGGATGTGTGTTCTTTATATGGTTAGTTGAGAAATGCAATTAAGGCATGAAGGGAGAAGATACGTGTCGTGGCCAAATTGAATTGTTATCattttctatgatttttttttatcaccaccggtttagtccggtcgGAAGTCAGTTCTGATATAAAGTGGGTTCAATCATCTCCCGATTGCATTGCGGGAGATCGAATAGTGATCTTTACTATGAAATCCAGtgtcaatcaccactgaaccaattAACAATTGATTATGAATTTTCTCTAGTAGCTATACGTGTTGCTCAATGTTAATATCTCTAGTGAAAATTTAAAAACATTAAGTTAGATGAACATAtagttgaaataaataaataggttAAACCGAGTTAAATTTTAAGTTAGGCTTTGTTAAATCTAAGTCTAATCTGTTTAAGAATTTAAAGTCTAAATCTGACATGTAATCTATCATAGACTTATTTTTAGATTAGAGTATAATCTTTTTGAATGCCTGATTGACCTACTAGCCTACTTAAAAGTTCACTTCatttaaatatttgtaaataagcaattcaactgatgttaaatagactaacaaattaaaaaatctaatgaCCATAAATATCTGTTTGCATTGACTCATTCGAGTTTATCTGTTTGCATTGACTCATTCGAGTTTACCTAAGAGCGTATTGAAACAATTTATGACTAAAGATAACATTTATAACATTattcataataattttttatcttatttttcatattttattttaaagtataaaatataatataaaactaATAAATTTATTCATGTTTACTTAAATATGTCGGTCGGATAGATTTAAAAGATTTTTTATATGACTCAACCTAATCCCTTGTTGTTAAAAAAAGCTTTTGACCTGAACCTGTGTAGGTTAAACTATAGGCTCCTACTAATTGACCTAATCTATTTTCACCTTTATTCGTAGTGTgattaaagataaaaaatcatctaatttaaaaattaaaaatttattaattttagttcaattttaTATGACAACTTAAAAAATATCTAATACTAACCCGTCCAATTTAATGTAGATAATAAAATTGATCTCCTAAATTAATCGATGCTAGCATCGAATAACACAATAACAATTATCAACAAATGTATTGAGTATTTTAGCCAATTGTTCATCTCATCTTATTGTTATGGTATAGAGTTGATAGTCTTGATTTTTACAGAGATGGTGATTGTGGAGGACCATATAAGGAACATTCCAAAAAAGAGCACATATGTGGACGCCCACTTGGGCTTTGCTTCAACACAGCATCAGGCCAACTTTATGTTGCAGATGCATACATGGGCCTAGTAGTTATTGAGCCCAATGGTGGCACTGCCACAAAACTCATATCACATGCAGTACAAGATCAGCCATTAGGCTTTACAAACAGTTTGGATATTGATCAAAACTCTGGAGCAGTTTACTTTACCACCAGCAGTACTAAATATGAAAGAAGGTAATACAAATAATCACATATAGTCTTAAAGTCGCAtgaattattattactattattattgcaataattatttaaaacttttgatattttttgtatCATGCAAAATGTAGGAGTTACGTATCTCTGATTCTAAGTGGAGACAAATCAGGGAGACTAATAAAATATGAACCTAAAAGTGAAAAAGTCACTGTTCTTCTAAACAATCTCACATTTCCAAATGGAGTAGCACTAAGCAAAGACGGTAACTATATTCTAATAGTAGAAACTACAAGCTGTAGAGTACTAAGATATTGGTTACAAACATCAAAAGCTGGAACATTGGAAGTTTTTGCGAATCTACCAGGTTTTGGAGACAACATAAAACGAAGTCCAAGGGGTGGATTTTGGGTTGGAATTTACTCAAAAAGAGAAACATTTATCAAATGGATTCTATCATATCCATGGATAGGAAAAGGGTTGGTTATGCTTCCTTTGGACATGACAAAAACTTATTCATATTTGGGTAAGATAAAAGGGAGTAGTGGAATGGCAATAAGGCTAAGTGA
The Vicia villosa cultivar HV-30 ecotype Madison, WI linkage group LG6, Vvil1.0, whole genome shotgun sequence genome window above contains:
- the LOC131612395 gene encoding protein STRICTOSIDINE SYNTHASE-LIKE 2-like; translation: MAIRPQLHHLTAAMVAVVVTAWLAYNHVDIPKTSVAFGVSDVYEMVPIENGGAVGPESLAFDAHGEGPYAGVSDGRIMKWNSLENHWMDFAVTSSNRDGDCGGPYKEHSKKEHICGRPLGLCFNTASGQLYVADAYMGLVVIEPNGGTATKLISHAVQDQPLGFTNSLDIDQNSGAVYFTTSSTKYERRSYVSLILSGDKSGRLIKYEPKSEKVTVLLNNLTFPNGVALSKDGNYILIVETTSCRVLRYWLQTSKAGTLEVFANLPGFGDNIKRSPRGGFWVGIYSKRETFIKWILSYPWIGKGLVMLPLDMTKTYSYLGKIKGSSGMAIRLSEEGEVLEVVEDDRSGYRKSISDVEERDGVLWLGSVDAPFAIKYNIPMAQE